The genomic segment TGATTATTTCCGGTCCTGCCGACAGCTCCACGGAAATGTATAATGTCGTTGACAAGATCATAAAAAGATTCAATCCGGACGAACACTATACCGTAGATGAAAAATCGCGTCAGGTCTCCCTGACCGAAGAGGGTGTCACTCTGGGAGAGAAACTGCTCGAAGTCGATAATCTCTATGATCCAAGCTCCATTGAGCAACTGCATCATCTCAATCAGGCTCTCAAGGCCCATGTGGTTTTTAAAAAGGATGTCGACTATATCGTCAAGGACGGCCAGGTTGTCATTGTCGATGAATTTACCGGACGTACCATGGAGGGCAGGAGATACAGCGATGGTCTCCATCAGGCCCTGGAAGCCAAGGAAAAGGTGAAGATAGAGCGGGAAAACCAGACCTATGCCTCCATCACCTTCCAGAACTATTTCAGGATGTATGACAAACTGGCCGGTATGACCGGTACCGCGGATACCGAAGCACCCGAGTTCAAAAAGATATATGACCTCGATGTCGTGATCATGCCGACCAACATGCCGATGATCCGCATTGATTACGCCGATGTCATCTACAAAAACGAGAAGGCCAAATACCGGGCCATTATCAAAGAGATAAAAGAGAAACATAAGGCGGGGCAGCCGGTTCTGGTCGGTACAATCTCAATCGATGTCTCCGAAAAAATCTCGAATATGCTCAAGAAAGACGGCATACCGCACGAGGTCCTCAACGCCAAGCAGCATGAGCGCGAGGCAGAGATTATCGCCAATGCCGGTCAGAAAGGAAAAGTCACCATCGCCACCAACATGGCCGGCCGCGGAACCGACATCAAATTGGGCGAAGGCGTGACCGATGTAGGCGGGCTTCATATTCTGGGAACATCCCGGCATGAATCGCGACGGATTGACAATCAGCTGCGCGGTCGTTCCGGCCGGCAGGGAGATCCCGGTTCTTCCCGTTTTTTTCTCTCCCTCGAGGATGACCTGCTGCGGATTTTCGGCTCAGGAAAGATCTCCGGAATCATGGAGAAGCTCGGCATGGAGGAGGATGAGCCGATCGAGCATTCCATGATCTCCAAGGCCATTGAAAACGCCCAGAAAAAGGTGGAGGGCCACAACTTTGATATTCGTAAGCATCTTCTTGAATATGATGATGTCATGAATAAGCAGAGGGAGGTTATCTATCAGCAGCGCCGTGAAGTGCTTAGTAGCGATACTGTCACCGAGGTGCTCGAAGATATGAAGGCCGATTTGATTGACGACGTGGTCAATGAGTTTTCCCAGGAAAAGCTTGAATCCGAGGATTGGCATTGGGAGGATTTCGAGAAGCGGATGATGGAATACTTTCATATCCAGCCCGACTGGTCGGATGAGGATAAGAAGGACCTGGATGTCGCCTCATTCAGGGATAAAATAACCGCTCTGGTAGATGCGGCCTATGCAGCCCAGCTCGAGAGAAACGGGGAAGAGGCACAGCGCCATCTGGAACGCGTCATTCTCCTGCAAATGGTTGATAACCACTGGAAGGATCATCTCCTGTCCATGGATCATCTCAAGGAGGGCATCGGCCTGCGGGGTTACGGCCAGAAGAATCCTCTGAATGAATATAAGAGGGAAGGTTTTCAACTCTTCCATACCATGATTGAAACGGTCAAGATTCAGACGGTTTCAACCCTGATGCGGGTGCGGGTGGTGCAGGAAGAGGATGTCGAAAAATACGAGGAAGAGCGGCGCCGAAAACAGGAACAGGAAGTGCGGCTCAACAGAGGTGCGGCCGGAGATGACTCCAAACCGGACAAGACTATCAAGCGGGAGGGGGATAAGATTGGACGAAACTCGCCCTGTCCGTGCGGCTCCGGCAAGAAGTACAAGAAGTGCCACGGCCGCCAGCTTAACTAGTTTAAATCTGATTGCGCCGGAAACTCAGCATCTTCTGGCCCAGGCCGGGACTGCTTTTTCCATCGGGACGCCATAAACCCGTCCATGGTGGCTTCGCTGCAGCCGTCCTGGCTGCAGAGACCCGTGAAAGGAGCAGTCCCGACCTTGAGTTGAGGATCAGGGGTGATCAGGAATTTAAAATTAGATGGACTCAAGCTTGATTTATATCGTTATAGATCGAGCTTCTATATGTCCCATCATTTATGGTTCTTCAGAGTGAAGCATAATTTCGTTCAGGGGCGCAATTATCAGGATGGCTGTGAGCAAAAGCGTTGGGCTTTCTTTCGCCAGCACCAACCTTATAGAATTGCCGCAATCGAATTTTGAAAGGGCAGGTTGGCGGTGAGCGCAGCGAACCCCAACAATTTTATGCTTCTTTGCAACATCAAAAAGGTAATTTGCTTTTTAGGCGTTCTTTATAAAAGCAAAAACACATCCGGAAGAGCCTCAGTTACAATAAAGGTCCGATAAGCAGCGCCACGTTTTCCTTGAATTTCATGGTCAACGGCCGGGAAGCCAGGTCATGGAGTTGCAGATGCTGGGACTGCAGCTCATAATCCTTCTGCAAGGTCCGCATCTTGTCCGTGAATTCGCTGCTGTAGATAAGCAGGGTTATCTCGAAGTTGAGCCAGAAGCTGCGCATATCCAGATTGACGGAGCCGAAGAGAGAAAAGTCACCGTCGACCGTAATTGTTTTTGAATGCAGCAGACCACCGGTAAAGAGGAAAATATTGACTCCCGCCTTCATCAGCTCCTCGTAATGGGCCTGGCTGGCAAATTGCACCAGCTTGGAATCGTTTTTCTTGGGAAGGATCAGCCGGACATTGACTCCTCTCTCAGCTGCGGATTTAAACGCGGTAAGCAAGGTGTCATCGGGAACAAAGTAGGGTGTAGTAAGAATGATTTCCCTGCGGGCCGAGTAGAGGGTGGTCAGAAGCAGTTTATGAATAGCATCCGCGGCCAGCCCGGGACCGGAAGGCACCAGCTGAACGGGGTAGCTCCCGGCTTTCTCTCCCGGATAGATATCCGCTGTCTTGCGGATATACTCGATGTCCTCCTGAAGCGATCTGATTCTGCTCTCGTCCAGATCCGTTTCCAAAAACCAGTCGTTGATAAAAGTACCGGCCAGGCTCTCGACCACAGGGCCCCGGATACGCACCATCATATCGATCCATTGGCCAACTCCTTCGTCCTGCTTGAAAATTTTTGGATCCACCATATTCTGGCTGCCAGTATAGGCGATCTTACCGTCGATGATGACATTTTTCCGGTGGTTGCGAATATCGATGCGGGCAAAAAAGGCCTTGAAGATTCCCGCCGGCAACGATTCGGCAACCTTAACACCGGCTTCGCGCAGACGCGTAACGCTCTTCCCCCGCAGGAAATCCCTGCTGCCGATGGAATCCACCAGAATTCTGCAGGTGACGCCCCGCTGTACGGCGCGGATGAGAGCCTGCACGATTTCATCCACCATCCCGCCATCCTCCCAGATGTAGAATTGCAGGTGACAGCTCGACTGGGCCTTTTCGATATCGGTGAGAATGGAGCGCATTATCTCCTCCGGCGAGGTAATAATGTGCAGGTCGTTATGGTTCATGGCGGGAATGCCGATCAGCCTGTAGGCCTGGTTGTTCAGGGGCCTGCATTGAGGATTGATGGTGCTCCAGTCCACGGGCGAACGAC from the Desulfopila inferna genome contains:
- the cls gene encoding cardiolipin synthase, with protein sequence MDSEPHWSYHIVSTILFIADFTIRIGLSTRAILKKRPYGVTIAWLIIILLLPFIGAIIYILFGENRIPEKRVERVQKSLKHYQAWLHSLSSRSPVDWSTINPQCRPLNNQAYRLIGIPAMNHNDLHIITSPEEIMRSILTDIEKAQSSCHLQFYIWEDGGMVDEIVQALIRAVQRGVTCRILVDSIGSRDFLRGKSVTRLREAGVKVAESLPAGIFKAFFARIDIRNHRKNVIIDGKIAYTGSQNMVDPKIFKQDEGVGQWIDMMVRIRGPVVESLAGTFINDWFLETDLDESRIRSLQEDIEYIRKTADIYPGEKAGSYPVQLVPSGPGLAADAIHKLLLTTLYSARREIILTTPYFVPDDTLLTAFKSAAERGVNVRLILPKKNDSKLVQFASQAHYEELMKAGVNIFLFTGGLLHSKTITVDGDFSLFGSVNLDMRSFWLNFEITLLIYSSEFTDKMRTLQKDYELQSQHLQLHDLASRPLTMKFKENVALLIGPLL
- the secA gene encoding preprotein translocase subunit SecA: MIGKALTKVFGSKNERELKKLQPLVNRINELEGSVQSLDDEALAARTVEFKERYAGGETLDDLLPEAFATMREAARRVLGERHYDVQLIGGMILHQGRIAEMKTGEGKTLTSTLAVYLNALSGKGVHVVTVNDYLASRDADWMGQVYRFLGLEVGKIVHAMDDAQRREAYLADVTYGTNNEFGFDYLRDNMKFQIKDFCQRDFNFAIVDEVDSILIDEARTPLIISGPADSSTEMYNVVDKIIKRFNPDEHYTVDEKSRQVSLTEEGVTLGEKLLEVDNLYDPSSIEQLHHLNQALKAHVVFKKDVDYIVKDGQVVIVDEFTGRTMEGRRYSDGLHQALEAKEKVKIERENQTYASITFQNYFRMYDKLAGMTGTADTEAPEFKKIYDLDVVIMPTNMPMIRIDYADVIYKNEKAKYRAIIKEIKEKHKAGQPVLVGTISIDVSEKISNMLKKDGIPHEVLNAKQHEREAEIIANAGQKGKVTIATNMAGRGTDIKLGEGVTDVGGLHILGTSRHESRRIDNQLRGRSGRQGDPGSSRFFLSLEDDLLRIFGSGKISGIMEKLGMEEDEPIEHSMISKAIENAQKKVEGHNFDIRKHLLEYDDVMNKQREVIYQQRREVLSSDTVTEVLEDMKADLIDDVVNEFSQEKLESEDWHWEDFEKRMMEYFHIQPDWSDEDKKDLDVASFRDKITALVDAAYAAQLERNGEEAQRHLERVILLQMVDNHWKDHLLSMDHLKEGIGLRGYGQKNPLNEYKREGFQLFHTMIETVKIQTVSTLMRVRVVQEEDVEKYEEERRRKQEQEVRLNRGAAGDDSKPDKTIKREGDKIGRNSPCPCGSGKKYKKCHGRQLN